The following proteins come from a genomic window of Shewanella halifaxensis HAW-EB4:
- a CDS encoding AhpA/YtjB family protein produces the protein MIAIALFIGLDQLWETSLLQGQQLLKSQTEKMARLLVQQTAYGAAPALQLENDEQLQWLAQALVLDPKVMSASIFSEDGVRLSFAQSVIDEDLEPDSEELSSILDQYPPYVEAVSQDGKNLGYVEVRLEPKYFFNEIKEAHHINMEQQQIMLLIAGLIGMLLSRALSFKRADFDRRKARVKLRQLLSKKKEKAAAKAAKKQANDAKKQAKNAAATVSSGIEPKSSETDSTELSPSAIQQADTETQVVKLSPKTDSDSDSDSDTAKPTLANAPTEPERKPELEPDLKPDLKPETESSLEPNLAQSTVSKKTTAVKKQISAEEKPAVKPKAKTKPKPKTTAQSKAQAKEQTKPNSETATETKPATKAKANVKAKPKSDSKTATQVKPATKAKTNVKTKPSSETATEAKPATKVKTNVEAKPSSETATEAKPATKAKAKPKTAAKPKAPVKAKSKPATEVKADSKSEPKIEPKDETD, from the coding sequence ATGATTGCGATCGCATTATTCATCGGGCTCGATCAGTTGTGGGAAACTAGCCTACTACAAGGGCAGCAGCTTCTAAAGTCCCAAACAGAAAAGATGGCAAGATTACTGGTGCAGCAAACGGCTTATGGTGCTGCACCGGCATTACAGTTAGAAAATGATGAGCAACTACAATGGTTAGCTCAAGCATTAGTGCTAGACCCAAAAGTCATGTCTGCCAGTATTTTCAGTGAAGATGGAGTCAGACTCTCTTTTGCTCAAAGCGTCATCGATGAAGACTTAGAGCCAGACTCAGAAGAGTTATCCAGCATCTTGGATCAATATCCGCCCTATGTTGAAGCCGTCTCTCAAGATGGCAAAAACTTAGGCTATGTTGAAGTGCGCCTAGAACCTAAATATTTCTTTAATGAGATTAAAGAGGCACACCACATCAATATGGAACAGCAGCAGATAATGCTGCTTATTGCAGGCTTGATTGGTATGTTGTTATCCCGCGCGCTGTCATTTAAGCGGGCCGACTTTGATAGACGTAAAGCCAGAGTCAAGCTCAGGCAATTACTCTCAAAGAAAAAAGAAAAAGCCGCGGCTAAGGCAGCGAAAAAACAAGCTAATGACGCTAAAAAGCAGGCTAAAAATGCTGCAGCAACTGTAAGCTCCGGTATCGAACCTAAAAGTAGTGAGACGGATTCAACAGAACTAAGTCCCTCGGCTATTCAGCAAGCAGATACAGAGACCCAAGTCGTAAAACTCTCACCTAAAACTGATAGTGATAGTGATAGTGATAGTGATACAGCTAAGCCAACCCTTGCTAATGCTCCAACAGAACCTGAGCGAAAGCCTGAATTAGAACCAGACTTAAAACCAGACTTGAAACCAGAGACTGAATCAAGCTTAGAACCAAATCTAGCCCAGTCAACAGTGTCTAAAAAAACGACTGCAGTTAAGAAACAAATATCGGCAGAGGAGAAGCCCGCTGTCAAACCAAAAGCTAAGACGAAGCCTAAGCCTAAAACAACAGCTCAATCCAAAGCTCAAGCTAAGGAGCAGACCAAGCCTAACTCTGAGACAGCAACGGAAACTAAACCTGCTACAAAGGCAAAGGCAAACGTAAAAGCTAAGCCCAAGTCTGACTCTAAGACAGCAACGCAAGTTAAACCTGCTACAAAGGCAAAGACGAACGTAAAAACTAAGCCTAGCTCTGAGACAGCAACGGAAGCTAAACCAGCTACAAAGGTAAAGACGAACGTAGAAGCTAAGCCTAGCTCTGAGACAGCAACGGAAGCTAAACCTGCTACAAAGGCAAAAGCTAAGCCTAAGACTGCGGCAAAGCCTAAAGCGCCTGTTAAGGCAAAGAGCAAGCCGGCAACCGAGGTCAAAGCGGATTCAAAATCTGAGCCTAAAATAGAGCCAAAGGATGAGACAGATTAA
- the deoD gene encoding purine-nucleoside phosphorylase encodes MATPHINAVDGAFGDTVLFPGDPLRAKYIAETFLENVEQVTDVRNMLGFTGTYKGVRISVMGSGMGIPSCSIYATELIKDYGVKNLIRVGTCGAVSTDVKVRDVIIGMGACTDSQVNRLRFKGQDFAAICDYSLLAAVVKAADAKGTKYRVGNVFSADLFYTPDPEMFDVMEKMDVLGVEMEAAGLYGVAKEFGAKALCVCTVSDHIRTGEKTSSDERQTTFNEMIEMTLEAAITL; translated from the coding sequence ATGGCTACACCACACATTAATGCAGTAGACGGCGCATTTGGCGATACAGTGCTATTTCCTGGCGATCCATTACGCGCTAAGTACATTGCTGAAACGTTTCTAGAGAACGTTGAGCAAGTGACTGACGTACGTAACATGCTTGGTTTTACTGGTACTTACAAAGGCGTTCGTATTTCAGTTATGGGTTCAGGCATGGGTATTCCTTCTTGCTCAATCTACGCAACTGAATTGATTAAAGACTATGGCGTTAAGAACCTAATCCGCGTTGGTACTTGTGGCGCAGTAAGCACTGACGTTAAAGTACGTGACGTGATCATCGGTATGGGTGCATGTACTGACTCACAAGTTAACCGTTTACGTTTCAAGGGCCAAGACTTCGCAGCTATCTGTGATTACAGCCTACTAGCCGCTGTTGTTAAAGCTGCTGACGCAAAGGGTACTAAGTACCGCGTTGGTAACGTTTTCTCTGCAGACCTATTCTACACGCCAGATCCAGAAATGTTTGACGTGATGGAAAAGATGGACGTGCTAGGTGTCGAAATGGAAGCTGCTGGCCTATATGGCGTAGCGAAAGAGTTCGGTGCTAAAGCTTTGTGTGTTTGTACTGTATCTGATCATATCCGTACAGGTGAAAAGACCTCTTCTGATGAGCGTCAAACTACCTTCAACGAAATGATCGAAATGACTCTAGAAGCTGCTATTACTCTGTAA
- a CDS encoding phosphopentomutase, which translates to MKRTIIMMLDSFGIGEAHDAHAFGDVGSNTFGNIAKACAEGKANDGREGPLKLPNLARLGLGHASKESTGEFPAGFGDDVEIIGAYGHADELSSGKDTPSGHWEMAGVPVLYEWGYFGDKQNSFPKELTDKILARAGLSGFLGNCHSSGTIILEELGEEHMRTGKPIFYTSADSVFQIACHEESFGLEKLYELCIIAREELADYNIGRVIARPFVGTGPSDFARTGNRRDYAVEPPAPTVLDKLKAAGGEVVSVGKIADIYAHCGITKKVKATGLEELFDATLEQVKQAGDNTIVFTNFVDFDSHFGHRRDVAGYARSLEYFDSRLPEILALLDEDDFLLLTADHGCDPTWPGSDHTRERVPVLAYGAGLEPGSLGLRNSFADMGQSIASYHKLEPMEYGESFVRS; encoded by the coding sequence ATGAAACGTACTATAATCATGATGCTAGATTCGTTCGGCATCGGCGAGGCGCACGACGCGCATGCCTTTGGTGATGTGGGTTCAAACACATTTGGCAACATTGCTAAAGCGTGTGCAGAAGGTAAGGCTAATGATGGTCGTGAAGGCCCCTTGAAGCTGCCCAACCTAGCTCGCTTAGGTCTCGGTCATGCATCAAAAGAGAGCACGGGCGAGTTTCCAGCAGGCTTTGGTGATGATGTCGAGATCATTGGCGCATATGGCCATGCTGACGAATTAAGCTCAGGTAAAGATACACCAAGTGGACACTGGGAAATGGCTGGCGTACCTGTTCTTTATGAATGGGGTTACTTTGGCGATAAGCAGAACTCTTTTCCAAAAGAGCTCACGGATAAAATTCTTGCCAGAGCGGGTTTAAGTGGTTTTCTAGGAAACTGCCACTCTTCAGGCACGATAATTCTAGAAGAGCTTGGTGAAGAGCATATGCGCACCGGCAAGCCAATTTTCTATACTTCGGCTGACTCTGTTTTCCAGATTGCGTGTCACGAAGAGAGCTTTGGTCTTGAGAAGCTTTATGAGCTTTGCATTATTGCTCGTGAGGAGCTTGCCGATTACAACATCGGGCGTGTTATTGCTCGTCCGTTTGTTGGCACAGGTCCCAGTGACTTTGCTCGTACAGGTAATCGTCGTGACTACGCAGTTGAGCCGCCAGCACCAACCGTGCTTGATAAGCTTAAAGCGGCCGGCGGTGAAGTGGTCAGTGTAGGTAAGATTGCAGATATTTATGCACATTGTGGTATCACTAAGAAAGTAAAGGCGACAGGCCTTGAAGAACTATTTGATGCGACATTAGAGCAAGTTAAGCAAGCGGGTGACAATACAATCGTATTCACTAACTTCGTTGATTTTGACTCTCATTTCGGTCATCGCCGCGATGTAGCGGGCTACGCACGTAGCCTAGAGTACTTTGACTCTCGTTTACCTGAGATCTTAGCGTTACTCGATGAAGATGATTTCTTGCTGTTAACGGCAGACCACGGCTGTGATCCAACTTGGCCGGGCAGTGATCATACTCGTGAACGTGTACCGGTTTTAGCCTATGGCGCAGGCCTTGAGCCTGGCTCTTTAGGATTACGCAATAGCTTTGCCGATATGGGACAATCCATTGCAAGCTACCATAAGCTTGAACCAATGGAATATGGCGAATCATTTGTTCGTTCATAA
- the deoA gene encoding thymidine phosphorylase, with protein MFLAQEIIRKKRNAEVLSTEEIQFFVNGITNNTVSEGQIAAFGMAVYFNDMNMDERIALTTAMRDSGTVLDWKSLDLNGPIIDKHSTGGVGDVISLMLGPMAAACGGYVPMISGRGLGHTGGTLDKFDAIPGYNTEPDSALFRKVVKEAGVAIIGQTGDLVPADKRFYSIRDNTATVESISLITASILSKKLAAGLDALAMDVKVGTGAFMPTYELSEELARSITAVANGAGTKTTALLTDMNQVLASCAGNAVEVKEAVDFMTGAYRNPRLYEVTMGLCAEMLVLGGIASNEAEARVKLNAVLDNGKAAEIFGRMVSGLGGPADFVENYSKYLPDSQIIRPVYADRAGFASAMDTRELGLAVVTLGGGRRKPGDVLDYSVGLSKVCALGDEINADKPIAFIHAQSEGAFAEAEAAVKKAIHIGDTKPDKTPEIYRYIRESDL; from the coding sequence ATGTTTTTAGCTCAAGAAATTATTCGTAAAAAACGTAATGCTGAAGTCCTTTCGACTGAAGAGATCCAATTCTTCGTCAACGGTATCACCAACAATACTGTTTCAGAAGGTCAGATCGCAGCCTTTGGTATGGCGGTCTATTTCAATGACATGAACATGGATGAACGTATTGCGCTGACTACAGCGATGCGTGACTCTGGTACAGTGCTAGACTGGAAATCGCTCGATCTTAATGGTCCAATTATTGATAAGCACTCAACTGGTGGTGTGGGAGATGTCATTAGTTTGATGTTAGGCCCAATGGCTGCTGCTTGTGGTGGTTATGTGCCGATGATCTCTGGTCGTGGTTTAGGCCATACTGGCGGTACGCTCGACAAGTTTGATGCCATTCCTGGTTATAACACCGAACCCGACAGTGCGCTGTTCCGCAAAGTTGTAAAAGAAGCCGGTGTGGCCATTATTGGTCAAACGGGCGATCTTGTTCCTGCCGATAAGCGTTTCTATTCTATTCGCGATAATACCGCTACGGTTGAGTCTATCTCTTTAATCACAGCCTCCATTCTTTCTAAAAAGCTTGCTGCTGGTCTTGATGCTTTGGCGATGGACGTTAAAGTCGGTACTGGCGCGTTTATGCCTACCTACGAATTATCAGAAGAGTTGGCTCGCAGTATTACTGCTGTCGCAAACGGTGCAGGCACTAAGACAACGGCATTACTTACGGATATGAACCAAGTTCTGGCTTCATGTGCGGGTAATGCGGTAGAGGTGAAAGAAGCGGTAGACTTTATGACAGGTGCTTACCGTAACCCTCGTCTATATGAAGTGACTATGGGTCTTTGTGCCGAAATGTTAGTACTGGGCGGGATCGCAAGTAACGAAGCCGAAGCGCGCGTAAAACTAAACGCTGTACTGGATAACGGTAAAGCGGCAGAGATCTTTGGTCGTATGGTGTCAGGCCTAGGTGGTCCAGCAGATTTCGTTGAGAACTACAGCAAGTACCTACCTGATTCTCAAATTATTCGTCCAGTGTATGCGGACAGAGCCGGTTTTGCATCGGCAATGGATACCCGTGAACTTGGACTTGCAGTCGTTACCTTAGGTGGCGGTCGTCGTAAGCCAGGAGATGTTCTGGACTATAGTGTCGGACTTTCTAAGGTCTGTGCGCTAGGCGATGAGATCAATGCCGATAAGCCGATTGCATTTATTCATGCTCAATCTGAAGGTGCCTTTGCTGAAGCTGAAGCTGCAGTAAAGAAAGCGATTCATATTGGCGATACCAAACCAGACAAAACTCCGGAAATTTATCGTTATATCCGCGAGTCTGATCTGTAA